In Tsuneonella sp. CC-YZS046, the genomic window CGGCGACCAGCGCATTGCGCAGCAGCACCGCGATGGTCATCGGGCCGACCCCGCCGGGAACCGGGGTGATGGCGCCCGCAACCTCTTTCGCTCCAGCGAAATCGACGTCTCCGACCAGCCGCGTCTTGCCTTCCTCCGCTCCGGGCACGCGATTGATCCCGACATCGATCACGATGGCGCCGGGCTTGATCCAGTCCGCCTTCACCATTTCCGGGCGGCCCACCGCCGCCACCACGATATCGGCCCGGCGCACGACACCGGGCAGATCCTTGGTGCGGCTGTGCGCCACGGTCACGGTGCAGCTTTCCTGGGTCAGCAATTGCGCCATCGGCTTGCCCACGATGTTGGAGCGGCCGATCACCACGGCGTCGAGGCCCGCAAGATCGCCCAGCCGGTCCTTCAGCAGCATCAGGCAACCGAGCGGCGTGCAGGGAACGAAGCCTTCCTGGCCAACCGCCAGCCGGCCCGCGTTGATGATGTGGAAGCCGTCCACATCCTTGTCGGGCGAGATGGTGGAAATCACCTTCTGCTCGTCGAGATGGGCGGGCAGGGGAAGCTGGACCAGGATGCCGTCCACCGCCGGGTCCCGATTGAGCCGGTCGATCAGCGCCAGCAGTTCTTCCTCGGTCGCGGT contains:
- the folD gene encoding bifunctional methylenetetrahydrofolate dehydrogenase/methenyltetrahydrofolate cyclohydrolase FolD gives rise to the protein MTAQLIDGKAFAEGLRNRVSVLAAQFEQKAGRKAGLAVVLVGEDPASQVYVRSKGKATIAAHMASFEHKLPDTATEEELLALIDRLNRDPAVDGILVQLPLPAHLDEQKVISTISPDKDVDGFHIINAGRLAVGQEGFVPCTPLGCLMLLKDRLGDLAGLDAVVIGRSNIVGKPMAQLLTQESCTVTVAHSRTKDLPGVVRRADIVVAAVGRPEMVKADWIKPGAIVIDVGINRVPGAEEGKTRLVGDVDFAGAKEVAGAITPVPGGVGPMTIAVLLRNALVAAYRNEGLPLAMGAL